From the Deltaproteobacteria bacterium genome, one window contains:
- a CDS encoding DUF115 domain-containing protein, translating into MASPRDFERNLARLRRAHPALAAAVAAADSAAIAAVQGPTGATTLVEGGRQIASAYDPAGEGAAQAEVLAASPVDLLVAVGFGLGYHLETFLARRPAARVLVHEPSPARLRAALALRGELPWLSDPALAFAADPDELARAFAQRYVAGLAVRVFLHPSLQALAPDAARAALGRVADTKRSADLVAGTRIAMMETWAALAIENAPALAATPSAAVLFDAFAGVPAVVAAAGPSLDRQLETLAQARKQVLLIAIGQALPALRRAGIEPDLVHVVESKDVSGQLVDGGPAESLALVVPPSVHPRVFATPVRARFVGYPEPNGLACWLARGFGERRWLPGGATVAQSAVHLAAHLGADPILLVGQDLAFTDGRVYARGSAYDMVSLRTLGGGRYAFAGLAEKKSMLGLAPPSEGASDELLQVAGWNGGHVATSRTYAAFLEHYRAIGAFWAARGVRIVNCTEGGARIPGLAHRALAEVLGELPAQTVDVGAIDRAHAIASRPPVAAFAERVAAGRRALGAIERAARMGARAAAEAPRALRQASGLRRRAELLRTIGRAERDVRRALDALPWLDDLTELDRHRNELATRRADATPAAEGAAAEAARLFAATLTAAQRARALLDRLEQQLASVPEAGPTPREDGGPAPGRPAPAHEAGARARAITGAAR; encoded by the coding sequence TTGGCCTCACCCCGGGACTTTGAGCGCAACCTGGCGCGCTTGCGCCGGGCGCACCCGGCCCTGGCCGCGGCGGTGGCGGCGGCGGACTCCGCAGCGATCGCCGCCGTCCAGGGACCGACGGGCGCCACCACGCTCGTCGAGGGCGGCCGCCAGATCGCCTCCGCGTACGACCCCGCCGGCGAGGGCGCGGCGCAAGCGGAGGTGCTCGCCGCCTCGCCGGTGGACCTCCTGGTCGCGGTCGGCTTCGGCCTCGGCTACCACCTCGAGACCTTCCTTGCCCGCCGGCCGGCGGCGCGCGTGCTCGTGCACGAACCGTCACCGGCGCGTCTGCGCGCGGCGCTCGCGCTGCGCGGCGAGCTGCCCTGGCTGTCCGATCCGGCGCTGGCCTTCGCGGCCGATCCCGACGAGCTCGCGCGCGCCTTCGCGCAGCGCTACGTCGCGGGACTCGCCGTGCGCGTCTTCCTGCACCCCTCCCTCCAGGCGCTCGCGCCGGATGCGGCGCGTGCGGCACTTGGCCGCGTCGCCGATACCAAGCGCAGCGCTGACCTGGTGGCCGGCACACGCATCGCGATGATGGAGACCTGGGCCGCGCTCGCGATCGAGAACGCTCCCGCGCTCGCGGCGACGCCCTCGGCCGCGGTGCTCTTCGACGCGTTCGCGGGCGTTCCGGCGGTCGTGGCCGCTGCCGGGCCCTCGCTCGACCGGCAGCTCGAGACGCTGGCGCAGGCGCGCAAGCAGGTGCTGCTGATCGCGATCGGGCAGGCCTTGCCGGCGCTGCGCCGAGCCGGGATCGAACCCGACCTGGTACACGTGGTGGAGAGCAAGGACGTCTCGGGGCAGCTCGTCGACGGCGGGCCGGCGGAGTCGCTGGCGCTGGTGGTGCCGCCCTCGGTGCATCCCCGGGTCTTCGCCACGCCGGTGCGCGCGCGCTTCGTCGGCTACCCCGAGCCCAACGGGCTGGCCTGCTGGCTGGCACGCGGCTTCGGCGAGCGCCGCTGGCTGCCGGGCGGGGCGACGGTGGCCCAGAGCGCCGTCCATCTGGCAGCGCACCTCGGCGCCGACCCGATCCTGCTCGTCGGCCAGGACCTCGCCTTCACCGACGGGCGGGTCTACGCGCGCGGCAGCGCCTACGACATGGTGTCGCTGCGTACGCTCGGCGGCGGCCGCTACGCGTTCGCGGGACTCGCCGAGAAGAAGTCGATGCTCGGCCTGGCCCCGCCTTCCGAGGGAGCTAGCGACGAGCTGCTCCAGGTGGCGGGTTGGAACGGTGGCCACGTTGCCACATCCCGCACCTACGCTGCCTTCCTCGAGCACTACCGCGCGATCGGTGCCTTCTGGGCCGCGCGCGGGGTACGCATCGTCAACTGCACCGAGGGAGGAGCGCGCATCCCGGGCCTCGCACATCGTGCGCTCGCCGAGGTCCTGGGCGAGCTGCCGGCGCAGACGGTAGACGTCGGCGCGATCGATCGTGCGCACGCAATCGCGTCGCGCCCGCCGGTCGCGGCGTTCGCGGAACGTGTCGCGGCAGGGCGCCGTGCGCTCGGTGCGATCGAGCGGGCGGCGCGGATGGGCGCGCGCGCCGCGGCGGAGGCGCCGCGCGCGCTGCGCCAGGCCTCCGGACTCCGCCGGCGCGCGGAGCTGCTGCGGACCATCGGACGTGCCGAGCGTGACGTGCGCCGTGCGCTCGACGCGCTGCCCTGGCTCGACGATCTCACCGAGCTCGACCGTCACCGCAACGAGCTCGCCACGCGCCGCGCCGACGCGACGCCCGCCGCCGAGGGCGCCGCCGCCGAGGCGGCACGGCTCTTCGCCGCGACCCTCACCGCGGCGCAGCGGGCCCGAGCTCTCCTCGACCGGCTCGAACAGCAGCTCGCGTCGGTACCGGAAGCTGGGCCGACACCGCGAGAGGACGGTGGCCCGGCGCCCGGACGGCCGGCCCCGGCGCACGAAGCGGGCGCCCGGGCGCGGGCGATCACCGGGGCCGCGCGATGA
- a CDS encoding DegT/DnrJ/EryC1/StrS family aminotransferase — protein MSASAAPAPPPAPGPPIPYARHHVDDGDRAAVLRALASPAIAQGPEAEALGAELARTIGTRHGVAVTSGTAALTAALGALGVGPGDEVIVPPLTFVATANAVLACGARPRFADVEPDTLNLDPAAVARAVTSRTRGAIPVHYAGHPADVAAIAEALGPGRFVLEDACHALGAAVGERAAGALGHAACFSFHPAKAITTGEGGAVVTDDAELAGAVRRLRDHGLERAHSGRRGLGLPPEWDAEQRGDWVYELHALGTNHRLAEPAAALGRSQLARLASRVARRRALAERYTSALAGEDALVLPSERPGVRSAWHLYPVRVQPGTLRGGRAALFAALRMRGIGVQVHYVPVHLQPLYRERLGTRFGDHPVAEQAYLGLLSLPLHPWLGDADWDRVLDELRGELRRARR, from the coding sequence ATGAGCGCTAGCGCGGCGCCTGCGCCGCCGCCGGCGCCCGGCCCGCCGATCCCGTACGCGCGCCACCACGTCGACGACGGTGATCGCGCCGCCGTGCTGCGTGCCCTCGCAAGCCCGGCGATCGCCCAGGGGCCGGAAGCGGAGGCGCTTGGCGCCGAGCTGGCCCGCACGATCGGGACCCGGCACGGTGTGGCCGTCACGAGCGGTACCGCCGCGCTGACGGCGGCGCTCGGCGCCCTCGGCGTCGGGCCCGGTGACGAGGTGATCGTACCGCCGCTGACCTTCGTGGCGACGGCGAACGCCGTGCTGGCCTGCGGCGCGCGACCGCGCTTCGCGGATGTCGAGCCCGACACGCTCAACCTCGATCCCGCCGCGGTGGCGCGCGCCGTGACGTCGCGCACGCGCGGCGCGATCCCGGTCCACTACGCCGGCCACCCGGCCGACGTCGCTGCGATCGCCGAGGCGCTGGGTCCCGGGCGCTTCGTGCTCGAGGACGCCTGCCACGCACTCGGCGCCGCGGTAGGGGAGCGCGCGGCCGGCGCGCTCGGCCACGCGGCGTGCTTCTCGTTCCACCCTGCCAAGGCCATCACCACCGGTGAGGGCGGTGCCGTCGTGACCGACGACGCCGAGCTGGCCGGCGCGGTGCGCCGCCTGCGCGACCACGGTCTCGAGCGCGCGCACAGCGGCCGTCGCGGCCTGGGCCTGCCGCCGGAATGGGACGCCGAGCAGCGCGGCGACTGGGTCTACGAGCTGCACGCGCTCGGCACCAACCACCGCCTCGCGGAGCCCGCAGCGGCGCTCGGCCGCAGCCAGCTGGCGCGGCTCGCCTCGCGGGTGGCGCGCCGGCGTGCGCTCGCCGAGCGCTACACGAGTGCGCTGGCCGGCGAGGACGCGCTCGTACTGCCCTCCGAGCGCCCGGGCGTGCGCTCGGCCTGGCACCTCTACCCGGTGCGCGTGCAGCCAGGCACGCTGCGCGGCGGGCGGGCCGCGCTCTTCGCCGCTCTGCGCATGCGCGGCATCGGCGTACAGGTGCACTACGTGCCGGTGCACCTCCAGCCGCTCTACCGCGAGCGTCTCGGCACCCGCTTCGGTGACCATCCGGTGGCCGAGCAGGCGTACCTGGGCCTGCTCTCGCTGCCGCTCCATCCCTGGCTGGGCGACGCCGACTGGGATCGGGTGCTCGACGAGCTACGTGGCGAGCTACGGCGGGCTCGACGATGA
- the pseB gene encoding UDP-N-acetylglucosamine 4,6-dehydratase (inverting), producing MDARPPQVLVTGGTGSFGRAFVRRLLRERADCTIRIYSRDELKQYEMARAFGNDPRLRFFIGDVRDRDRLARALYGVDWLVHAAALKQVHLCEYNPAEAVKTNVLGAQNVIDAAIDAGVAKVVALSTDKAVNPVNLYGATKLCAEKLFVHGSAYSGPRETRFACVRYGNVLGSRGSVVPLFLEQAATGVLPITDLRMSRFWITLGQAVELVLQVLHDLRGGEIYVPKIPSMRMVDLARAIAPEAMLKEVGMRPGEKLHEMLLTPEEAHRTREYATHFVVSRTTPRSDGRPVSEDFAYRSDTNSQWLDVDRLRELVHELAGDER from the coding sequence ATGGACGCCAGACCGCCGCAGGTCCTCGTCACCGGGGGGACCGGCTCGTTCGGCCGCGCCTTCGTGCGCCGCCTGCTGCGCGAACGGGCCGATTGCACGATCCGGATCTACAGCCGTGACGAGCTCAAGCAGTACGAGATGGCGCGCGCCTTCGGGAACGACCCGCGGCTCCGGTTCTTCATCGGCGACGTGCGCGACCGCGACCGGCTGGCGCGCGCTCTCTACGGCGTCGACTGGCTGGTGCACGCGGCCGCCCTCAAGCAGGTCCACCTGTGTGAGTACAACCCGGCCGAAGCAGTCAAGACCAACGTGCTCGGCGCCCAGAACGTGATCGATGCCGCCATCGATGCCGGCGTCGCGAAGGTCGTCGCGCTGTCGACCGACAAGGCCGTGAACCCGGTCAACCTCTACGGCGCCACCAAGCTTTGCGCCGAGAAGCTCTTCGTGCACGGCAGCGCCTACAGCGGTCCGCGCGAGACCCGCTTTGCCTGCGTGCGCTACGGCAACGTGCTGGGAAGCCGCGGCAGCGTGGTCCCGCTCTTCCTGGAGCAGGCAGCGACCGGCGTGCTGCCGATCACGGACCTGCGGATGAGTCGATTCTGGATCACGCTCGGCCAGGCGGTGGAGCTGGTGCTCCAGGTCCTGCACGACCTGCGCGGGGGCGAGATCTACGTGCCCAAGATCCCCAGCATGCGGATGGTGGATCTGGCGCGCGCGATCGCGCCCGAGGCGATGCTCAAGGAGGTGGGCATGCGGCCCGGAGAGAAGCTGCACGAGATGCTCCTGACGCCCGAGGAGGCGCACCGCACGCGCGAGTACGCGACCCACTTCGTCGTGTCCCGCACCACGCCGCGCAGCGATGGTCGACCGGTATCCGAGGACTTCGCCTACCGCAGCGACACCAATAGCCAGTGGCTCGACGTGGACCGGCTGCGCGAGCTCGTCCACGAGCTTGCCGGCGATGAGCGCTAG
- the fliS gene encoding flagellar export chaperone FliS yields the protein MANPYLDMQVRTASPVALLAQLYDAALRHVEAARRHHEAGRVRERGEAISRALAIVGELRSSLDFERGADLAPRLEELYVYASERLFEANQRNAVVELAAAASVLGPLRDAWHELAERPVAELGG from the coding sequence GTGGCGAACCCGTACCTCGACATGCAGGTGCGAACCGCATCGCCGGTGGCGCTCCTGGCGCAGCTCTACGACGCCGCGCTGCGCCACGTGGAGGCGGCCCGCCGTCACCACGAGGCCGGACGCGTGCGCGAGCGCGGTGAGGCGATCTCGCGCGCGCTTGCGATCGTCGGCGAGCTGCGCAGCAGCCTCGATTTCGAGCGGGGCGCCGATCTGGCCCCGCGCCTCGAGGAGCTCTACGTCTACGCAAGCGAGCGGTTGTTCGAGGCCAACCAGCGCAATGCAGTCGTCGAGCTCGCTGCCGCCGCCTCCGTGCTGGGGCCGCTGCGCGATGCCTGGCACGAGCTGGCCGAACGGCCGGTAGCGGAGCTCGGCGGATGA
- the fliD gene encoding flagellar filament capping protein FliD, with the protein MATDPVSGGRLSFGGLATGIDTAAIIEALLDVERQPVRRLEAQQGDVRTQQGLLRQFNGLLLALRDAARAIDNRSDTLASVATEEELLALTAESSDSDALGVSADGRAAPGVYDVRVERLATSARLVSAAFASADDVVGGAGDTIQIDFGGASPLEIELAGDTTLTGIRDAINGDSGNQGDLRAALLDDGLGGVRLVISGTRTGAAHDLTLGGTLVGPGGAAFLDAALSRPAENARLVVLGVPIERAGNEIGDALPGVSLALRRVNDPLDPADAHTVTVSRDDEAVAGRFQALVDAWNAVREFTVKQGTVGADEQAGPLSGDFTLRTVERTLQGVLQGTRAFAGNGFASLGAVGIAFDRSGKLTLDRARLGEALDQDPDSVRELLSGDGTTDGIATALARSLDALVRTGDGAVTSRIASLDRRVDQLQDAIDRLEDRLGRREESLVRQFASLERLISTLQASAGFLGSSG; encoded by the coding sequence ATGGCGACCGATCCCGTCAGCGGCGGACGGCTCAGCTTCGGGGGGCTCGCCACCGGCATCGACACGGCGGCGATCATCGAGGCGCTGCTCGACGTCGAGCGGCAGCCGGTCCGGCGCCTCGAGGCGCAGCAGGGGGACGTCCGCACGCAGCAGGGGCTGCTTCGTCAGTTCAACGGCCTGTTGCTGGCGCTGCGCGACGCTGCGCGCGCGATCGACAACCGAAGTGACACGCTGGCGAGTGTAGCCACCGAAGAGGAGCTGCTTGCCCTCACGGCCGAGAGCTCGGACTCCGATGCACTCGGTGTCAGCGCCGACGGCCGCGCGGCGCCCGGCGTCTACGACGTACGCGTCGAGCGTCTCGCCACCAGCGCCAGGCTCGTGAGCGCTGCCTTCGCGAGTGCCGACGACGTCGTCGGCGGGGCGGGCGACACGATCCAGATCGACTTCGGCGGCGCGTCACCGCTCGAGATCGAGTTGGCCGGTGATACCACGCTCACCGGCATACGCGACGCGATCAACGGCGACTCGGGCAACCAGGGGGACCTGCGTGCCGCCCTGCTCGACGACGGCCTTGGCGGGGTACGCCTGGTGATCTCCGGCACCCGGACCGGGGCCGCCCACGACCTCACGCTGGGCGGGACGCTGGTCGGCCCGGGTGGCGCCGCGTTCCTCGACGCCGCGCTCTCGCGCCCAGCGGAGAACGCCCGGCTCGTCGTGCTCGGCGTGCCGATCGAGCGCGCGGGCAACGAGATCGGCGACGCGCTTCCGGGCGTGTCTCTTGCACTGCGCCGGGTCAACGACCCACTCGACCCGGCCGATGCGCACACCGTCACGGTGAGCCGCGACGACGAGGCAGTCGCGGGCCGCTTCCAAGCCCTGGTCGACGCCTGGAACGCCGTGCGCGAGTTCACCGTGAAGCAGGGCACGGTCGGGGCCGACGAGCAGGCGGGCCCGCTGTCCGGCGACTTCACGCTGCGCACCGTCGAGCGCACGCTCCAGGGCGTGCTCCAGGGAACCCGCGCCTTCGCCGGCAACGGCTTCGCCTCGCTCGGCGCCGTGGGCATCGCGTTCGACCGCAGCGGCAAGCTCACGCTCGACCGGGCGCGGCTGGGCGAGGCGCTCGACCAGGACCCCGACAGCGTGCGGGAGCTGCTCTCGGGTGACGGTACCACGGACGGCATCGCCACCGCCCTGGCCCGCTCGCTCGACGCGCTCGTGCGCACCGGCGACGGGGCCGTCACCAGCCGGATCGCCTCGCTCGATCGGCGAGTCGATCAGCTCCAGGATGCGATCGACCGGCTCGAGGACCGGCTCGGCCGGCGCGAGGAATCGCTGGTGCGCCAGTTCGCGTCGCTCGAGCGGCTGATCTCGACGCTCCAGGCGTCAGCAGGGTTCCTCGGGAGTAGCGGCTAG
- a CDS encoding flagellin yields MGLRVNTNVASVNAQRNLVNTTDRLNRSLERLSSGLRITRASDDAAGLAISERFRAEIRSLSQAQRNANDGVSMLQIAEGALNETSGILIRLRELSIQSANGTLGSGERTTLNDEFQALVGEISRIAAVTEFNGTQVLNGGSSVSVTFQIGTNNTANDRITVTGVDATASGVGVSGLSITSASGAQAALSAIDSAIDTVSNLRAQFGAAQNRLESAIRSIAVAVENTTAAESRIRDVDVASETAEMTRNQVLQQAGVAVLAQANVSTQAALRLLG; encoded by the coding sequence ATGGGCCTTCGGGTCAACACGAACGTTGCGTCGGTCAACGCGCAGCGAAACCTGGTCAACACGACCGACCGCCTGAACCGCTCGCTCGAGCGCCTGTCGTCTGGTCTTCGCATCACGCGTGCCAGCGACGACGCCGCCGGCCTCGCGATCTCGGAGCGCTTCCGCGCCGAGATCCGCAGCCTCTCGCAGGCGCAGCGCAACGCCAACGACGGCGTGTCGATGCTCCAGATCGCAGAGGGTGCGCTCAACGAGACCAGCGGGATCCTGATCCGGCTGCGGGAGCTGTCGATCCAGTCGGCCAACGGCACCTTGGGCTCGGGCGAGCGGACCACGCTCAACGACGAGTTCCAGGCGCTGGTGGGGGAGATCAGCCGGATCGCGGCGGTCACCGAGTTCAACGGCACGCAGGTCCTGAACGGTGGGAGCAGCGTGTCGGTGACCTTCCAGATCGGCACCAACAACACGGCCAACGATCGCATCACGGTGACCGGCGTGGACGCCACCGCGTCGGGCGTGGGTGTCAGCGGCCTCAGCATCACCAGCGCAAGCGGCGCCCAGGCGGCGCTGTCCGCGATCGACTCCGCGATCGACACGGTGTCGAACCTGCGCGCGCAGTTCGGTGCTGCACAGAACCGGCTCGAGTCCGCGATCCGGTCGATCGCGGTGGCCGTGGAGAACACGACGGCCGCCGAGTCGCGGATCCGCGACGTCGACGTCGCCTCCGAGACCGCGGAGATGACGCGCAACCAGGTGCTCCAGCAGGCCGGTGTCGCGGTGCTCGCCCAGGCGAACGTCTCGACCCAGGCCGCGCTGCGGCTGCTCGGCTAG
- a CDS encoding GNAT family N-acetyltransferase, protein MGRAASEGVEAAARAGLLAWLEAGLRPEQPGALVAEQPLALAPERVGDHVVVRRAGHFAAHALARLLPVRVANRPALVGLVGLVYTDPGFRGQGLARACVARAARRLADGGALAVLLWTDLDALYAPLGFGRAGREWILALDPARCAAARGFADGAVAVGPPAPGDWPALERLYDTRPTRAERPPGALARLAAAPDCTTRVARRAGRPVAYACAGRGADLGGCVHEWAGDPDAVLACIEALAKAGARRWLCGPGDDPAAARLREGGAEASPGDFALAWLPDPPALLAHVAGGVPALAGIRLRAEGTGYVLTGGRGAVALSADQTRAWLLGPERPAAAARALVANEWLALRARLPWPLALSGFDSV, encoded by the coding sequence ATGGGGCGAGCGGCGAGCGAGGGCGTGGAGGCGGCGGCGCGTGCGGGACTGCTGGCCTGGCTCGAGGCGGGGCTGAGGCCGGAGCAACCGGGGGCTCTCGTCGCCGAGCAGCCGCTCGCGTTGGCCCCCGAGCGGGTCGGCGACCACGTCGTCGTCCGCCGCGCCGGCCACTTCGCCGCCCACGCGCTCGCCCGCCTGCTCCCGGTGCGCGTCGCCAACCGGCCCGCGTTGGTGGGCCTCGTCGGGCTGGTCTACACGGATCCGGGCTTTCGCGGCCAGGGACTGGCACGTGCCTGCGTGGCAAGGGCCGCACGGCGGCTCGCCGACGGCGGCGCGCTCGCCGTGCTGCTCTGGACCGATCTCGACGCGCTCTACGCGCCCCTCGGCTTCGGCCGGGCCGGGCGCGAGTGGATCCTCGCCCTCGACCCAGCACGCTGTGCGGCGGCCCGAGGCTTTGCGGACGGCGCAGTGGCGGTCGGCCCGCCTGCGCCCGGCGACTGGCCAGCGCTCGAGCGGCTCTACGACACCCGCCCCACGCGCGCCGAGCGCCCGCCCGGCGCGCTCGCGCGCCTGGCTGCGGCGCCCGACTGCACGACGCGTGTCGCACGCCGCGCGGGTCGCCCCGTCGCCTACGCCTGCGCGGGCCGCGGTGCCGACCTCGGCGGCTGTGTCCACGAATGGGCGGGCGATCCCGACGCCGTGCTCGCCTGCATCGAGGCTCTGGCGAAGGCCGGCGCGCGCCGCTGGCTGTGCGGGCCGGGCGACGACCCCGCCGCCGCCCGGCTACGCGAGGGCGGAGCGGAGGCGAGCCCGGGCGACTTCGCGCTCGCCTGGCTGCCCGATCCGCCGGCCCTCCTTGCGCACGTAGCCGGCGGCGTACCGGCGCTGGCCGGCATCCGATTGCGCGCCGAGGGCACGGGCTACGTCCTCACGGGCGGGCGCGGCGCCGTCGCGCTCTCGGCCGACCAGACACGCGCCTGGCTGCTCGGGCCGGAACGGCCGGCCGCAGCGGCGCGGGCGCTGGTGGCGAACGAGTGGCTGGCACTGCGCGCGCGCCTGCCCTGGCCGCTCGCGCTCTCCGGCTTCGACTCGGTATGA
- the fliW gene encoding flagellar assembly protein FliW, which produces MSGRMRFETLQFGTIEASEDELVHFPGLPGFPAARRFLVRGHDRGGSFGWLLCVDDPALTFVVASPFRFRPDYAPAIPAQALRALGASDPGELEVLALATVSTGGVTLNLAAPILIHPGTRLAAQVILEEPGHPTRARVLDAARLPPASSMG; this is translated from the coding sequence GTGAGCGGGCGGATGCGCTTCGAGACCTTGCAGTTCGGGACGATCGAGGCCAGCGAGGACGAGTTGGTCCACTTCCCCGGTCTGCCGGGCTTTCCGGCGGCACGCCGCTTCCTGGTGCGCGGCCACGACCGCGGCGGGAGCTTCGGTTGGCTCCTGTGCGTAGACGACCCGGCGCTCACGTTCGTGGTCGCGAGCCCGTTTCGCTTCCGACCCGACTACGCGCCCGCGATCCCGGCGCAGGCGCTGCGGGCGCTCGGCGCCAGCGACCCGGGGGAGCTCGAGGTGCTGGCGCTTGCCACCGTCTCCACCGGCGGCGTCACGCTGAACCTGGCCGCACCCATCCTGATCCACCCCGGTACCCGGCTCGCTGCGCAGGTGATCCTGGAGGAGCCGGGCCATCCGACCCGCGCGCGCGTGCTCGACGCGGCCAGGCTGCCTCCGGCCAGCTCCATGGGCTGA
- the csrA gene encoding carbon storage regulator CsrA — protein sequence MLVLTRRPGESLRIGADVRVTVVSVSPGHVRIGVEAPDAVAVHREEVFERIEEANREAARAAASAPLEVIEIVRTGGGVE from the coding sequence ATGCTGGTCCTGACCCGTCGCCCTGGCGAGAGCCTACGGATCGGAGCCGACGTACGCGTTACGGTGGTGTCGGTTTCGCCTGGGCACGTGCGGATCGGCGTCGAGGCGCCGGATGCGGTAGCCGTGCACCGCGAGGAGGTCTTCGAGCGCATCGAGGAGGCCAATCGCGAGGCGGCCCGCGCCGCCGCGTCGGCACCGCTCGAGGTGATCGAGATCGTGAGGACCGGGGGAGGAGTCGAGTGA
- the flgL gene encoding flagellar hook-associated protein FlgL, translated as MSVRIPGSIVTRTSLFDVVRARARLARTQEQASSNLRINRPSDDPSGASRAAVLRAEQAAQLQYTRNVERGTDRLRAAESALGSASDAIVRARELAVQGANGTLDAVARRAIAAEVEVLFEELTGAANARHDDGWVFAGTANATPAFTVTGAFAAGAPPVVAFAGSSDEIELAVAPGQRVAVTLDGRRVFLGDGDGDTVPDAGRADAFATLGALWQALVDDDRDAVAATLDDLDRVQRQLELERARVGAEGARLDAAKSSLADAGVETTRQLSVTQDADTLRVLSDLVSQETALTAALEAAARVVTPSLLDFLR; from the coding sequence GTGAGCGTCCGCATCCCGGGATCGATCGTCACGCGCACCAGTCTCTTCGACGTGGTGCGTGCGCGCGCCCGGCTCGCACGCACCCAGGAGCAGGCGTCGAGCAACCTGCGCATCAACCGGCCCTCCGACGATCCCAGCGGCGCAAGCCGCGCTGCCGTGCTGCGGGCCGAGCAGGCGGCCCAGCTCCAGTACACGCGCAACGTCGAGCGGGGCACCGACCGGCTCCGCGCCGCGGAGAGCGCGCTCGGCTCGGCGAGCGATGCGATCGTACGCGCCCGCGAGCTGGCCGTGCAGGGCGCCAACGGCACGCTCGACGCGGTGGCTCGCCGCGCGATCGCCGCCGAGGTGGAGGTGTTGTTCGAGGAGCTGACGGGCGCCGCGAATGCCCGCCACGACGACGGTTGGGTCTTCGCCGGCACCGCCAACGCAACGCCAGCCTTCACCGTCACGGGCGCCTTCGCCGCCGGAGCCCCGCCGGTCGTCGCTTTCGCGGGGAGTTCCGACGAGATCGAGCTCGCCGTCGCGCCCGGTCAACGCGTCGCCGTCACCCTCGACGGTCGCCGCGTCTTCCTCGGCGACGGCGACGGCGACACCGTCCCGGATGCGGGCCGTGCCGACGCCTTCGCGACGCTCGGTGCGCTCTGGCAGGCGCTCGTCGACGACGACCGCGATGCGGTCGCCGCCACGCTCGACGACCTCGACCGCGTGCAACGCCAGCTCGAGCTCGAGCGTGCGCGCGTCGGAGCCGAGGGCGCGCGGCTCGATGCCGCCAAGAGCAGCCTGGCCGACGCCGGCGTGGAGACCACCCGCCAGCTCTCCGTGACGCAGGACGCCGACACGCTGCGTGTCCTCTCCGACCTGGTCAGCCAGGAGACGGCGCTCACCGCCGCACTCGAGGCTGCTGCGCGGGTCGTCACGCCTTCGCTGCTGGACTTCCTGCGCTAG